In the Salvia miltiorrhiza cultivar Shanhuang (shh) chromosome 8, IMPLAD_Smil_shh, whole genome shotgun sequence genome, CTTGTCTACCGTTGGAATTTATATGGGGGCACAGTATAACGAAGGCCAGAATCAGGATTTTCAGGACATCCCTATCCAAGGTGAAGAGCCAGAACAAGAATATGAAGTGCCATTGCATGACACCATTGTACAGGAGGAAGAAGTATCTCTGCATGATATACCTATTCATGCGCATGATTTGCCCGCGACAGGGATGGATAGACGGGCGCGGAGTTCATCCTCCCGCGGAGGGGGTTCTCGTGGACGAGCTAGGGAAAAGCGTGTTAGGCCACCTACTACATCTTCATCCTCTAGTAGCGGCGATCATAGTAACCGACCTGTAGACCGTGCCTATCTAGATGCCACTGTGAGGAGGATGGAAGAGGCACATGAAGAGAGATTGAAGCGGCACAGCGAATCTATAGAGGCACGGGTGAAGAGGACTTTGAAGGAGTTTTTAGTGGAACTGAAGGGATTTTTAAGTTGTAAGAGTGTTCAAGCTAGGGATGTACATTCCCCAGCTCCTCGACCTACACCGGCATCCGAGACAAGACATTTTGATGATATACGAGACGAGGGTGCCGAGGAAAGCGATGTTCCTCGTGATGATAATGTGACACAATCGCCATATGTTCCACAGTTTACTCAGTTTGAGTGTGGGAGCACATCTTTTTTGGGCACTGATGCCGAGATCCCCCGTTTCTCCAACCCAATTGATCAAAtgagagcatgttttgattACATGGGAGAGGTACAAActtaattataatttagaaatcttttttttttattttatattcttatTTCCATTTTGTTGGTATTTGAATAGGAGATGGTTAGTTTTGGAGAGCCCTCCCAACGCATTGAGGCACCGGTATTGCCCCGTAGAAGTACACGTCAGAGATTCCCATCTCAACAGTTGGAGTCCCCGTATGCTGCATCTGGAGAACCCAGACTAGTTTC is a window encoding:
- the LOC130997796 gene encoding uncharacterized protein LOC130997796, translating into MYYLSTVGIYMGAQYNEGQNQDFQDIPIQGEEPEQEYEVPLHDTIVQEEEVSLHDIPIHAHDLPATGMDRRARSSSSRGGGSRGRAREKRVRPPTTSSSSSSGDHSNRPVDRAYLDATVRRMEEAHEERLKRHSESIEARVKRTLKEFLVELKGFLSCKSVQARDVHSPAPRPTPASETRHFDDIRDEGAEESDVPRDDNVTQSPYVPQFTQFECGSTSFLGTDAEIPRFSNPIDQMRACFDYMGEEMVSFGEPSQRIEAPVLPRRSTRQRFPSQQLESPYAASGEPRLVSTKELDNFRSFLNGNDSGATVLESNHKLSKNWFKSILKPDASLHQDVLELFILSLQSKLMHRVSLLPFVKPDNTMISSFDLYRVCEQYWGRCFFSTRLNHVIPGSYESFHDWVVPQSIISMIQGVNGSSTAQNWFGATQIVVPCRIKAHYVVVRICPGPWETELHDPLFYGMDDIRKKERVAEIQSLLSLFGKILEDAGYWTLNVYGWERKTCPLTLYIPGPDEQFSQKDTVSSGPFACMVMERVLSDSPSITWGNTRVKKYREIIAASAFSMCVID